The stretch of DNA TTTCGGCGTGCTTTTCCAGCGCGGCGCCCTGTTCACCTCGTTGAACCTGCAGGAGAACGTCGCCCTGCCGTTGATCGAGCATGCCGACCTCAAACGCGCCGATGCCGAGCACCTCGCGCGGCAGAAACTGGCACTGGCCGGCCTGCCACCGGAAGCCGCCTGCAAGTTTCCTGACGAGTTGTCCGGCGGCATGGTCAAGCGTGCGGCGCTGGCCCGCGCGCTGGCGCTGGACCCAGAAGTGCTGTTTCTCGACGAGCCCACCGCCGGCCTCGACCCCATCGGCGCGGCGGCCTTCGACCAGTTGATCCTGACCCTGCGTGACGCGCTGGGTTTCAGCGTGTTTCTGGTGACCCATGACCTCGACACGCTCTACACCATCTGCGATCGCGTCGCGGTGCTGGCACAGAAGCGCGTACTGGTCGTCGACACCCTCGAAGCCGTCGCCGCCACCGACGATGAGTGGATTCGCGAATATTTTCACGGCCCGCGTGGCCGCGCTGCGCACAATGCGGCGCTTATGTTGGAGACACCCTGATCATGGAAACCCGCGCCCATCATGT from Pseudomonas sp. DNDY-54 encodes:
- a CDS encoding ABC transporter ATP-binding protein is translated as MRTNEPVIQVSGLVNRFGKQAVHVNLDLDIRRGEILGVVGGSGTGKSVLLRSIVGLRRPNAGSVKVFGENLLKLSTQRRSEVERRFGVLFQRGALFTSLNLQENVALPLIEHADLKRADAEHLARQKLALAGLPPEAACKFPDELSGGMVKRAALARALALDPEVLFLDEPTAGLDPIGAAAFDQLILTLRDALGFSVFLVTHDLDTLYTICDRVAVLAQKRVLVVDTLEAVAATDDEWIREYFHGPRGRAAHNAALMLETP